Within the Halorhabdus rudnickae genome, the region ATGCCGGCCATGACCGTCGACGAGCTCACGGAGCGACTCGCGGCGGAACTCGACACCGGCGGCCAGCAGATACAGACTCTGGACTTCGGGCCCGAGGAGATCAGCGACGTGGCAATCGTCACCGGGAGCGGGACCGACTGGATCGAGGAGGCCGCCGAGAAAGGGGTCGACGCGCTGGTGACGGGCGAAGGCAAACAGGCGGTCTACCACCGCGCGAAGGAACTAGGGGTCACTGTCGTCCTCGCCGGCCACTACGCCACGGAGACCTTCGGGGTCCGCGCGCTCGCCGGTCTGGCCGAGGACTGGGGACTGGAGACGACGTTCATCGACCATCCGACCGGCCTCTGAGATGGCTGTCGAACGGGCGGGCGTGCCGGCATTCGAGGCGATCGACAGTCACGACGAGCTGATCGCGTGGTCGTGCACCTACGCCCGAGAGGCCCGTCGCGAGTGGGGACTGGACGTGCGCCTCGATCTCGTCGAGTGGACCGTCTCGACGCGGGCGCGCCGGCGGGCGGCGGCGGTCAAACGACCGGAGATTGCGGATGCGACAGTCGGCGAGCCGGTCGACTGGGAGCGCATCCCCGACAGTGACGGGCGGCCGCTGCCCTGTACGATCTCGCTGACGTGGGCGGCCTTCGAGGCCTTCACCCAGTCGGAATGGGAATCGACGTTGCGCCACGAGTTGCTCCACGTCGAGCAGTTCCAGCGTGACGGCACCACCGACCACGGGGCCACATTCAAACGGCGGGCGCGGGCGGTCGAAACCGACGTCCACTGCCGGACCTTCGCCACGCCGCAGTGGCTGTTTCGGTGTGGGGACTGTGGCCAGGAGGTCGCCCGTCGGTACCGCGACTGTGCGTTCGTCACCGAGTACGACCAGTACCGCTCGGAATGCTGTGCGGCACCGCTGACGAGGATCGAGCCTGAGTAGCTGCGATGAGGAATTAACGCGAATAGCTGCGAACGGAGGATCCCCGCAGATCGATCGCACGCTTCAAGCGCCTCGCCCGCGGAGTGTGTTCCATGACCGAGCATGACGCCGAGAGCGATCGCGAGACTTTCGGCCACGACCCGATCGGCCACGCCGAGGTTCGAGCCGGCATGACCGTTGAGGAACTGGCGCGCGAGTACGGCGACGGCGGCATCGGTGCGAGTGCCCTCCACGAAGCGGTCGACATCTACAGCGAGATGCTCGGGGACGACGTCACCAACTTCCTCGGGCTGGCGGGCGCGATGGTTCCCGCGGGGATGCGCCGGATCGTCGCCGACCTGATCCGGGACGGCCACGTCGACGCGCTGGTGACCACCGGCGCAAACCTCACGCACGACACCATCGAAGCAATCGGCGGCAAGCACCATCACGGCAATGTGGTCGCCGAAGACGCGACCCCGCGAGAACACGACGAACAGTTGCGCGACGAAGGGGTCGATCGTATCTACAACGTTTACCTCCCCCAGGAGTACTTCACCACCTTCGAGGAACACCTTCGAGAGGAAGTGTTTCCCGTCCTGGAAGCGGAGGGTGCCGTCTCGATCCAGCGACTGACCGAGGAACTCGGGCGGGCCAACGCCGCCGTGAACGACCGTGACGACGTCGAAGAGGGTCCGGGTATCGCCGCCGCGGCATACGAGAACGACGTGCCAATCTACTGTCCCGCCGTCCAGGACTCCGTGCTGGGCTTGCAGGCCTGGATGTACAGCCAGACCAGCGATTTTACCCTCGACGCCCTGGCGGACATGACGGCGATTACCGATATCGCCTACGAGGCTGACCAGGCGGGCGCGCTGCTGGTCGGCGGCGGCGTTCCGAAGAACTTCGTCCTCCAGACGATGCTCGTCAGCCCCGACGCCTACGACTACGCGGTCCAGCTGACGATGGACCCGCCACAGACCGGCGGGCTCTCCGGGGCGACCTTAGACGAGGCGCGGTCGTGGGGCAAACTGGAGAAGGCTGCCCGGAACGCCTCAGTCTACGCCGATGCGACGATCACGTTCCCGCTGCTGGTCGCGGCCGCACGCGAACGGGTCGAAGAATAGCGACGGGTTCGCGGTCGTTTCATAGTGATTACTGTCGGTCGGTTCCACATCGACCGCACGTATTTGTGCGGTCGTAGCGGTAAATAGCTACAGTAATCACTATCAGTCTTCACTCTCGTAGGACTCACCGACAGCCGACGGAACGCGTGTCGACCCGAACAGCGTGAGCACCACGATCACAACGACATACGGGAACAGTCCGGTGATGTTCGCCGAGATTGAGATGCCGACCGTCTGCAACTGGACTTGTAGCAGATCCATTGCGCCGAACAGCAACGACGCGAGGTAGGCTCCGATCGGGTTGTAGTTCCCGAAGAGATACGCGACGATGGCAATCCAGCCGCGGCCGTCGACCATCGTCACGCCCGTCCCCACGAAGCCGTTACCGATCCCGATTGAGACGACGGCACCGGCCAGCCCCGACATGGCCCCCGAGAACAGCACTGCGGCGTATCGGACGCGATTGACGCCCACGCCGGCAGTGTCCAATGCTTCAGGATTCTCGCCGGCCGCCTGGATCCAGTAGCCGTAGCGAGTGTGATAGAGCACGACCCACGCCACGACAGCGATGACGACCGTTAGCAACACTAGCGGCGAGGTATCGAACAGCAGCCGACCGAGGATCGGAATGTCGGCGAGGACAGGGATAGTGAGTTCGGCGATACTATTGATCGGCGGGCTGGAAACGTCACCCCAGATGAGAATCGACGTGAACGGCCCAAATCCCAGCCCGACGAACCAGACGGCCAAGCCCGCGACGATCTGGTTGGCCTCGTAGCGAATCGTCAAGACGGCGAAAGCGAGCGTCAAAATGACGTTGATCAGGACCGCGACGAGGATCGCCAGCCAGAGCGTCGCCTGTGAGGCCTGATCGCCACTCGAGAGCAGGTATGCCGCCGCTGCAGCGTTGACAGCGCCGAAGATCATGAACCCTTCCAGTCCGATGTTGAACACGCCGCTTTTCTCGGCGTAGAGACCACCGATAGCAGCCAGCGCGATGGGCGTCGCGGCCTGGAACGAACGCTGGACGTACCCGACGGTCACAATGTCGGCGATCGGAAGATCGAACAGCACCGTCAGCCCGGCGACGAGTGCGAGCAGAGCGAGGACACTCCCAACCTGGAGTCGATTTCGGGCCGCGTAGTCCCTGACACTCATTGCTCGTCACCTCCCAAATCGAACGACTGGCCGGCCATCCGGAACAGCTCCGGGGCAGCCACGAACAGGATCACCAGCCCGATCACGCCGTCGATCAACTGCCGGGGGACGGGCGAAGACTGACTGATGAAATTCCCGCCCGATTCCAGGCCACCAAACAGGAGTCCAGCAGGAATGACCGCCAGCGGGTTGTTCGCGCCGAGTAGACTGACCGCAATGGCGTCGAACCCAAACGTCGGAATCCCTGCGGGATTACTGTAATACGACAGCGTCATGATGACGAACACCGCCCCAGTCAACCCCGCGACCATGCCAGAGAGCGTCATCGTTTTCATGATGGTCCGAGCCGCATCGACCCCAGAATAGACTGCTGCCCGCTCCTGATGGCCGCTTGTCACCATGTCGTAGCCCGAACTCGTCCGTTCCATGATGACGTAGACGAGGACGGCAACAGCCAACGCAATGAGGATGCCGATGATCGAAAACGACGAGGTATCGAAGACAAGTGACGGGAATGTAGCGTAGTCCGGGAAGTGGGCAGTTCGGACGAAAAACGTCCCTTCCGGCCGAAAGAAGTTATCGATCAGCCAGAATACCATCCCCGTCGCGATGAAGTTCAACATGATGGTCGTGATGATCTCGTTAGCGTCGGCATAGGCTTTCAGCAAGCCAGGGAAAGCTCCATAGAGTCCGCCGGCGACGATCGCGGCCAGGATGCCGGCAGTGATCAACAGGACACCGCCGATCGGACCAGTCGGGAAGAGGGGGGCCAACGAAATGATCGTCACCGCGGTCGCAAAGCCGCCGACGACCAGTTGGCCCTGGACGCCGATGTTGAACACGCCGGCCCGAAAGGCGATGGCGACGGCGACGCCAGCGAGAATG harbors:
- a CDS encoding SprT-like domain-containing protein; amino-acid sequence: MAVERAGVPAFEAIDSHDELIAWSCTYAREARREWGLDVRLDLVEWTVSTRARRRAAAVKRPEIADATVGEPVDWERIPDSDGRPLPCTISLTWAAFEAFTQSEWESTLRHELLHVEQFQRDGTTDHGATFKRRARAVETDVHCRTFATPQWLFRCGDCGQEVARRYRDCAFVTEYDQYRSECCAAPLTRIEPE
- a CDS encoding deoxyhypusine synthase, with protein sequence MTEHDAESDRETFGHDPIGHAEVRAGMTVEELAREYGDGGIGASALHEAVDIYSEMLGDDVTNFLGLAGAMVPAGMRRIVADLIRDGHVDALVTTGANLTHDTIEAIGGKHHHGNVVAEDATPREHDEQLRDEGVDRIYNVYLPQEYFTTFEEHLREEVFPVLEAEGAVSIQRLTEELGRANAAVNDRDDVEEGPGIAAAAYENDVPIYCPAVQDSVLGLQAWMYSQTSDFTLDALADMTAITDIAYEADQAGALLVGGGVPKNFVLQTMLVSPDAYDYAVQLTMDPPQTGGLSGATLDEARSWGKLEKAARNASVYADATITFPLLVAAARERVEE
- a CDS encoding ABC transporter permease, yielding MSVRDYAARNRLQVGSVLALLALVAGLTVLFDLPIADIVTVGYVQRSFQAATPIALAAIGGLYAEKSGVFNIGLEGFMIFGAVNAAAAAYLLSSGDQASQATLWLAILVAVLINVILTLAFAVLTIRYEANQIVAGLAVWFVGLGFGPFTSILIWGDVSSPPINSIAELTIPVLADIPILGRLLFDTSPLVLLTVVIAVVAWVVLYHTRYGYWIQAAGENPEALDTAGVGVNRVRYAAVLFSGAMSGLAGAVVSIGIGNGFVGTGVTMVDGRGWIAIVAYLFGNYNPIGAYLASLLFGAMDLLQVQLQTVGISISANITGLFPYVVVIVVLTLFGSTRVPSAVGESYESED
- a CDS encoding ABC transporter permease; the encoded protein is MAEPTTPRVRAAIGRAVDRLLDPTVRERLAIAVASTLLALLTGLVIVTASGYDPIRFLEDMLYGAFGSADRFALTLKSTTSFILAGVAVAIAFRAGVFNIGVQGQLVVGGFATAVTIISLAPLFPTGPIGGVLLITAGILAAIVAGGLYGAFPGLLKAYADANEIITTIMLNFIATGMVFWLIDNFFRPEGTFFVRTAHFPDYATFPSLVFDTSSFSIIGILIALAVAVLVYVIMERTSSGYDMVTSGHQERAAVYSGVDAARTIMKTMTLSGMVAGLTGAVFVIMTLSYYSNPAGIPTFGFDAIAVSLLGANNPLAVIPAGLLFGGLESGGNFISQSSPVPRQLIDGVIGLVILFVAAPELFRMAGQSFDLGGDEQ